Proteins encoded by one window of uncultured Draconibacterium sp.:
- a CDS encoding phosphonoacetaldehyde reductase: protein MQQLKFGLNDFSALKQLLAAHKPEQICVVHTKRSYKNSGAEAFINKLLGSGFSEFSDFEPNPKYEDLKKGLDLINSGTFSLIIAIGGGTAIDIAKMMKALAYKKCNPENVIKGDEQITGTGIPLLAIPTTAGTGAEATQFSVMYIGKTKYSISSEYIYPEFVYLDHSFSMTAPPYLTACTGLDALCQAVEALWCVNATEESDIYAEEAISLVHKFLPAAVNHNSGEAKAAMQTAAYLAGKAINITRTTAPHALSYAFTSYYGIPHGHAVALSLPFFVEFNYAVSDNDCMDKRGANAVRQRMELFFESFQTNSVNAKTDLLGFFSQIGIETSITRLIDNFDRSIIINNVNTQRLGNNPREVTNEAIAQFINCTI, encoded by the coding sequence ATGCAGCAATTAAAATTTGGACTTAACGACTTCTCTGCGCTAAAGCAATTATTAGCTGCGCATAAACCGGAACAGATCTGTGTTGTGCATACCAAACGCTCGTACAAAAATTCCGGAGCAGAAGCATTTATAAATAAATTACTAGGAAGTGGTTTCTCCGAATTTTCAGATTTTGAACCCAATCCAAAATACGAGGATCTAAAAAAAGGATTGGATCTTATAAACTCCGGAACTTTCTCATTAATTATTGCAATTGGCGGTGGAACTGCCATCGATATTGCCAAAATGATGAAAGCACTGGCTTATAAAAAATGCAACCCGGAAAATGTTATTAAAGGAGATGAGCAAATAACCGGAACCGGCATTCCATTGTTAGCCATACCTACAACGGCGGGAACCGGAGCTGAGGCTACACAATTTTCGGTGATGTACATCGGGAAAACGAAATATTCAATCTCGTCGGAATATATTTATCCGGAATTTGTTTATCTCGATCACTCCTTTTCAATGACTGCTCCACCTTATTTAACTGCATGTACAGGCCTCGATGCATTATGCCAGGCTGTTGAAGCACTGTGGTGTGTAAATGCAACTGAGGAATCAGACATATACGCTGAAGAAGCCATTTCGCTGGTTCATAAATTTCTGCCAGCAGCTGTCAATCATAATTCGGGAGAAGCCAAAGCTGCTATGCAAACTGCCGCCTACCTGGCCGGGAAAGCGATAAATATTACACGAACAACTGCACCGCACGCACTTTCATATGCGTTTACGAGCTACTACGGAATTCCGCATGGACATGCTGTTGCGCTGAGCCTGCCTTTTTTTGTGGAGTTCAATTACGCGGTGAGTGATAACGATTGTATGGATAAACGAGGGGCGAATGCGGTTCGCCAACGAATGGAGCTGTTTTTCGAATCATTCCAAACCAATAGCGTTAATGCAAAAACGGATCTGCTCGGATTTTTCTCACAAATTGGTATCGAAACTTCCATAACAAGACTAATCGACAATTTCGACCGTTCTATCATCATTAATAATGTAAATACACAGCGGCTTGGCAACAATCCGCGAGAAGTTACCAACGAGGCTATAGCACAATTTATTAACTGCACCATTTAA
- a CDS encoding CDP-glycerol glycerophosphotransferase family protein, with protein sequence MILLYIDPASTSALLYIFIAIGATLAFTLKGSFYRVLNFVKGKGFKNNYDFEGHDILFYSEGKQYWNVFLPVIKALEKKNVQCGYLTSDENDPGLSYESSLMKAKYIGNLTMTSVYLNKLEAKFVGMTTPQLDVMMIRRSKKVDHYGHIVHAPIDIFSYRKFAFDYFDSVFCSGYHQIEGIQKLEEKRGTEKKLLLKSGLTYYDVMLEHNKKNGSTKPDKKVVLVAPTWKEYSILNRLGVRFFENLLKDTTFDVILRPHPQSYVSFPEVIGEIEKHFENEPRFSVDRNPLANESMEKSSVMISDLSGVIWDYAFLYAKPVMLLKTEADAMLGFEGSELDYEMWEMRERPRLGKNFDENDIHNIGAIVTETIENPSVNTLETLRDESVYNFGKAGETVANQIIDIVNK encoded by the coding sequence ATGATTCTTTTATATATCGATCCTGCGTCAACAAGTGCCTTACTCTATATTTTTATTGCCATCGGAGCAACGCTTGCCTTTACCTTAAAAGGCTCTTTTTACCGCGTACTAAACTTTGTAAAAGGAAAAGGGTTCAAAAACAATTACGATTTTGAAGGACATGACATCCTGTTTTATTCCGAGGGCAAACAATACTGGAATGTATTTTTACCCGTAATTAAAGCACTGGAAAAGAAAAATGTACAATGCGGCTATCTCACCTCAGATGAAAATGATCCCGGATTGTCGTACGAATCATCATTGATGAAAGCGAAATATATTGGTAACCTCACCATGACATCGGTGTACTTAAATAAGCTTGAGGCAAAGTTTGTGGGAATGACTACACCGCAGCTGGATGTTATGATGATTCGCCGCTCGAAAAAAGTGGATCATTACGGACATATCGTTCATGCTCCAATCGACATCTTCTCGTATCGTAAATTTGCATTCGATTATTTCGACTCGGTTTTTTGTTCGGGATACCATCAGATAGAGGGGATTCAGAAACTGGAAGAAAAAAGAGGAACCGAGAAAAAATTGTTGCTAAAATCGGGGCTCACTTATTACGATGTAATGCTGGAACACAACAAAAAAAATGGATCAACAAAACCTGATAAAAAAGTTGTTTTGGTAGCTCCCACCTGGAAAGAATATTCAATACTCAACCGTTTGGGAGTGCGCTTTTTCGAGAACCTGTTGAAGGATACAACGTTTGATGTAATTCTTCGCCCTCACCCGCAAAGCTACGTGAGTTTCCCCGAGGTGATTGGTGAAATTGAAAAGCATTTTGAAAATGAGCCTCGCTTTTCGGTGGACCGAAATCCGCTGGCCAATGAAAGTATGGAAAAATCGAGTGTAATGATAAGTGACTTGTCTGGCGTTATCTGGGACTACGCATTTTTGTACGCCAAACCTGTTATGCTGCTAAAAACCGAGGCCGATGCAATGCTTGGATTTGAAGGCAGCGAGCTTGATTATGAAATGTGGGAAATGCGCGAACGACCTCGTTTAGGCAAGAATTTCGATGAGAATGATATTCATAATATTGGAGCAATTGTTACAGAAACAATTGAAAATCCGAGTGTAAACACGTTGGAAACTTTGCGCGATGAATCAGTTTACAACTTTGGCAAAGCGGGAGAAACTGTAGCAAATCAGATAATAGATATCGTAAATAAGTAA